Proteins co-encoded in one Juglans regia cultivar Chandler chromosome 16, Walnut 2.0, whole genome shotgun sequence genomic window:
- the LOC108981944 gene encoding bZIP transcription factor 44-like: MASSSGTCSGSTLMHNSGSEEDLKAMLELKKRKRMISNRESARRSRMKKQKHLDNLISQVTHLRKENKHIITSVNITTQHYLNIEAENSVLKAQVGELSHRLQSLDEILTFSNASNGVFGAGDSSSFTEPYDSLLNPLNLQYLNQPIMAAAADMFQR, from the coding sequence ATGGCATCCTCGAGTGGGACATGTTCAGGGTCAACTTTGATGCATAACTCTGGCTCTGAGGAGGATTTGAAAGCTATGCTGGAactgaagaagaggaagagaatgatATCCAATCGGGAATCAGCAAGAAGGTCTCGGATGAAGAAACAGAAGCATTTGGACAATCTGATTTCGCAGGTGACTCACCTCAGGAAGGAGAACAAGCACATCATCACCAGCGTGAACATCACCACCCAGCATTACTTGAATATCGAGGCTGAAAATTCAGTACTCAAAGCTCAAGTGGGTGAGCTTAGCCACAGATTGCAGTCCCTGGATGAGATTCTCACTTTCTCGAATGCCAGCAATGGCGTTTTTGGAGCTGGGGACTCGAGTTCCTTCACTGAGCCATATGATAGCCTTTTGAACCCGTTGAATTTGCAGTATTTGAACCAGCCTATTATGGCTGCTGCTGCAGACATGTTTCAGCGCTAG